The DNA segment tcttgaGGCGGAGTATCTCATGTTCTTTTGTGAAACATATTATGAACCATGTTTCTGCTTGAAGATTTTAATCTGTTGCATGGATAAGTTTTACTTGGCTTATTATGCATACGGTAGTTAGCATTGTGCTTTTAAGATTCCAATAACTGCCGGGACGCTAGCAAGTCATCCCAATTTTAGTATACAATCTCTGTAAGAAAACCTATTTTACTTTAGGTACTTTAACAAAGGTCTTGGAATCTGATCAATTCAGTCTACTTTTGTTGTCTTATTGCTCATGCCTTCTGGGTTTGGTGACCAAGTTTTGCTCATTTGCTCCAATTTCTTGACAATTCAGGTGCTGCTGAACCTCGGAAAGTTGAATATAGATCTCCAACTCTAGGAGAACAGGAACATGCAAGTGTGAGCAGTGAAGAGCATGATCACTCAGCACTATCTGGTGATATATCTCACGTCCATCCTCAAAATCCTTTTTCTGCTAATGAAGCAGTTTCTAAGTGGCAGTTGAAAGGCAAAAGAAATATCCGCAATATTACTAAAAGTTTGGCAGAGGCAGCTGACAGAAGAGATTTTAATGGATCCGCTTGCAGAACTTATCGGGAAGAAAAGATTGCTGCTTTCACCCCCAGAGCATTGGGGGGAAGTATGGATTTCCGGAGAAAGGATTATTTCAGTGACCCCCTTGATGAGGTGGATTTTGATGATAGGGATTTCTTTTCCCCTATGGTGGGGTTGGATGGAGGATATGGAAATTTGCCCAGGGCTGCATCAAGAGGTCAAAATAATTTCAGCCGTAATATCCTTGATTGGGATGACATGGCATGGGAAGATCAGCCCACCTTCAGAGGACACTGTGGGCGCCATGTGGAGCATTTTAGTCCGAGATTTTTTGGCCGTTACGGTTTTGTTGGCAGGCCACGAACTATGTTGGTTGATGTAGATCTGAAGGTCCAAGCAAGCTATCCAAAAGAGCGTGTTCCGTTAGTTTCTCTGTTGAGCAAATTAAATGGGAAGGCAATAATTGGGCACGCACTCCAAATTGACAAACTAGAAGATGGTTCATCTGATTGTCTTATTCCTGCAAATGAATATTATGGCAGCGAAGCAATTGATCATGATAGAACACTTTCACCAGCTTGGAGGACTGCAAGGAGGACTAATCTTCGGGTCCCACGATCTCACTTATCATCATCACCCAATGGTGACATGGCTGCTGAAACCCATTctttttttgatgatgacagAAGAGTGttcaagaaacaaaatataGGAAATTTTAATCATAAGGAAAGTTTGGTTAAGAAGAGCCAGTCACACAGTCCCCAGTCTGCCATGGATAAAAAGTTTCCTAAAAAGCAGCCAAAGAAAGTTAGCTTATCCGCTAGCCAAAAAACAAGAACTTTGTCATCAATTGCTATTGACCAGAGTCTCAGTTCTAGGACCTTATTTGATACGAAAATTAGTCAAATGAATGGATTGCTCAAACCGGCGTCATCTGGGCCGACAACAGTAGCTTGCATACCAGTGAAATTAGTATTCAGTAGGTTACTTGAGAAGATCAATAGGCCACCGTCAAGGGTATCTAGTAAAGCGGTTCAGTCAACTAGTGGTGCAGAAAGGAATCCATCATAGATTACATGTACATTATTATATGGGAAAACACTAATACATCCTGTGCAACATTTCTTGCTGATTTCCTCTTTCTGACAAAGGCAAGCTGTATACATTGTTGGCAACACGGTGTGTAGATTCGTCATGAATAATCAGATAAAGCAGGTAATTTGGAAGAAACTACTATATATACTGAATATGTTGGATGATGAGGTTGTTTAGACTTTATCATTAGTAGCAAAAATTCGTTGGTTGGAAGAAGAAAAGTAGCTTTATCTAGGCAGGAACAGAATAATTAGAAATTATAGTGGTTAAAATTAGATAGTTCTGAAACCATATAGAtgattgtatatttatttttcataaaaagcctatttatttttcaaacttctttttctcttttttattaattagctTAGATATAAAGCAGCTTGTGAAGTGACTCTCTGCTACCACTTAACATTGTGAGACAGATTCTTACTATCTTGAATGCCATGAGATCTAAATAGCAGAAACCTGAAATGTTTATGATTCAGTGTTAAGTTGATATCTAGTTATTGTTGCTTATGTAAATCCCATTTGTATCATATCATTTTGTCTCAGAAAGTTTGTTGTTCTCCAGGCATCGTTCTCGACGAGTAATATTAACTTTATGAGTGAAATCCtgaaatttcaccatttcattaacaataaaactatttttactaACAATGAGTACTCATTTATTTACTAACAATGAGtactaatttatgtattaataataatgtattactatgtgatttgataattttaatttaggaaTGAGTAACATTtcttttgatataaattgaatGAAGTTGATTGTCATGGAGTTTGTCACTAATGGAGGTTAGGCCATGCAATTAATCTTCCACTTCAAAAGGTTGATATCTAGCTATCTAATTAACATACAAGAATTAAGATTGAATTCAATCTAAACAGAtctaacttgaatttgagttcgGATTAAGTAAATCCAGTTTAAGTAAATGATCcagttccttttttttaaatgagttagagttaaatttagttttgtatggattgaatataaaattaaattaatttttaatcaagaTAGAGTTTCAACTCTTTGATCTTAAGTGACACTTTTTTAACTTCAACTCtagttcaaattaaatcttgCTTGGGTTTGGTGTGGATTAGATGAGGTTATTTCGATCATCCTATAAGTCAAGAAATTTTGAAAGGTATGATCTGTGATCGAAAGGGAGTTGAACACTAGAGGCCCCTTGGTTAAAACCGAAAAAGGGGTTGACCATAGGGTGAATGAGCCGAATATTATTTGACATGAGTTTGGCTCAATTGAGTTTATGTAAGGTTTGAGCTCCAGTCAGCTACTTAACTTAACTACTGGGACTTGACCatagaaattttgaaagatatgaTCTGTGATCGAAAGGGAGTTGAACACTAGAGACCCCTTGGTTAAAACCAAAAAAGGGGTTGACCATAGGGCGAATGAGCCGAATATTATTTGACATGAGTTTGGCTCGATTGAGTTTATGTAAGGTTTGAGCTCCAGTCAGCTACTTAACTTAACTACTGGGACTTGACCATTACACTATTAAGAGATGttgcatttttatttaatttccaaaCAAACACATCGCACAGTCTGCTTTTATCCATACCAAACACGGTAATTTCTCACCACACTTATCCTCACGACAAAATAAAGTGAAATCACACTACTAGGTTTGCAGAAAGTGGATGAAAGTGTAGATTAGGCCTTTAAGATGCTTTCCATGAAGATAGCGGTGGAGTTTCGGAGTCCTTGTAGGTGGTGACGTCGCTGGTATATCTATCGCCCTTTACAGCATCTGCTGAAGCAATGGATTCAAGTTCAGTCATTTCTTCTGGAGTTAGTTTCACAGACAACGCTTTGATATTTTCGTTGAAGTTTTCAATCTTGGTGGTTCCAGGAATCGGACATACATCATCTCCTTGGTGATGAACCCAGGCAAGCGCAAGCTGTGATGTGGTGCATCCTTTCTTTGCTGCCATTTCATTAACACAGTTGAATAACTTTTTGTTATGATCCAGATTTTCAGGCTGCAACCTGGGCAAATGCTGCAAAAGTTGAAATATAATGTTTGCACTGCACAAAGTGAGGTCATGCTACAACATTTGTTGAATACAATACAAACACTAAAAGTTGTATTATTGTCTACAAACCCATCTAATATCATCTTTCGAAATGTTTTCAAGCAACTTAGCCCCTGATGAAAAGAATCCTCGTCCAAGAGGACTATATGCAACAATCCCAATGCCAAGTTCCCTGAGAAATCCGTAGGATTGCATTAGAaatcatttgtttttttattttttatatattacatagTCTCACTAAAGTCTTACCTGCAAGTAGGAACTATCTCTTCCTCCACATCTCGCGACCATAAGGACCATTCCAACTGCACAGCTGTTATTGGATGAACAGCATGAGCTCGTCTAATTGTTGAAGCAGATGCTTCAGATAGACCTATATACTTTATTTTGCCCTCTTCAACAAGTTTTTTGAGTtccccaatctttgaacatgcAGAAGAAAGGAAGCAAAAAATTAGTGTATAAGCTTGCTGTTTTAGCTGATGTGAGCCATACAAGGAACAAAgcaaaatttatgtaaaatgcAGCGTATTGCAATGCAGGGAACTCAAACTGTTGGTGTAAACAAACAACagtttcataaaaaattcagCCTAATTCAACCATTGATGCTCACAGTCCGACAAAAATTACACTCTGATTACAGATGCTACCAGTAACAACCCTGAGCCCCTCTTGAATCGAGGAGTGAAAACCTAAACAACATAAACATCTCCGTTGTCTTACccaaaaacagatataaaaggTATTGTTTGCTGCAGACCAGATCTCTACCGTATTGACACTAGCCTAAAAAGAGTACTAGTATTCTCCTGTACACACAACACGGATGCGTGCCATATAACAATCTAAACACGAATTTCAGAGTAATAACACTAATCAAAAAGCAGAAGAAAGGTCTTGCAAGGAGCAAACCGTGACTTCAATGGGAACTTTACTGTCAATCCTATGTTGGTAGTAAAGATCAATACAATCAACATCTAGCCGCTTCAAGCTGGCCTCACAGGCAGCCCTCACATAAGCTGGATCGCCGCGTATTTCCCTCTTGCCATCTGCAAAGTTGATACCAAATTTAGTGGCCAATTCAACTCTTTCTCTCATCCCTTCCTTCAAAGCCTGCCCAAATTCACATCAAATGACATAACAGTTAAGTTTTAAACCATATACAAGACCACAATGAAAACATTAACCAAATTAAGATTTCAGTAACTTCCCTAGAATTGTTATATGTGGCTTAAAAATTCATCAAGAGCCTCATCTAAATTATGAGATCATCGTATACATCTCCCCAAAATCCACCTTTTTGTACTTCATTTTAAAACCAGATGGATTCATGGATAAATATGCgatttgaacaaaataaaaacataaactttataaaattctCTGTTCATTATTCACATCAGTTCAAGCCTGtagaaactcaaaaaaaaaaaaaaaaaacccacaagAAAGTaaaggaagagagaaaaatattgaaccTTTCCGAGAAGAATTTCGTTGGTGTGAGGTCCATACACATCAGAAGTGTCAAGAAAAGTGATGCCACTGTTGATGGCATGGTGAATCAAAGCGATCATTTCAGGCTCAGGTTTTGGAGGGCCGTAGAAGGCTGACATCCCCATGCAGCCTAATCCTTGAGCAGAAACTTCCAGGCCTTGTGAACCAAGCTTGATTCTCTTCACTGTGGCCATTGATTCCTGCGAGTTTCTGGGTTGAATTTTGAAGTTAAAGGGTAAAAGAGTTTGGGATATTTTTGCTAAATGGGGCTGTGTTGTATGGGCTGCTTCGCCTCTGTATTGCAGGGCACCTTTTATAGTGTTTGAGTGAATTGGGAGGGTGACGATATGCTTAGGTATGCTCTTACGGATAGCAGACAGAGGGACGAAAGTAAAAAAACAAAGACTTAGGGGTGTTTTGGAAATATCAAGTCAATGTTTCTTGCATTGTCCATCCAACTTTGGACAATTGGACTCCCTGTCAccgaaaatttattaataatattttatcttaaaaataaattaatattaaattatataataaataatagcaattatatttattatttgtttatatattattattataaatttattgtataaaacaataatgctttatttaataatagataagTATTAATAAGATAACTTGTTATTATATGACTAAGTTattgaattatagataaaataaatacttaaattatacaatcttataataataagtCAAATATCAATACTCTTATGGGACGTTTaattggataaaaaaaattactctgataatctatcttttattatttatattaatatgatttataagtaaaaaaagATTCTGATAATTTTCAACTACCAATACttatgtgacaaataatataaataataatgcttaactttattataaatattaaatgttaaaatattattaaagtaatcttaattttattataaatatattcttatttattaatttttttacattaaaaataattttatttttaattaatataataaataacataaaaaatcatttaaaataattaaacctaaaaacatttaattaaaataatatactagcattattttattatttctaatcaaatataataattatttatatctatcaaaattTAGTATTAGtaatcatttaaataatatatttttaagataatatttcaatttttataataaaatattatttaaattaatcacaCCCTTAATATAAATGCCCTATGTCGAACTTGTGTAAGATAtagtaaaatatatgttatgtatgtaAAAGATTCCTTTCCTATATCGTATTAGATGTAATCAAGTgtattttaaagtaatatttgaaTGGTGTTAACCATAGAGAACTTAACCAAAACATGATTGAAAGATCACCAAAACAATTCTTAAAACTTTCATCAATCttcctttatttaatttgaaacaaCCACATCCCACTCaaccattttgtttttcttcttcatatcaaacatagtaatttaACCTACAAATGCTTATCCTCACAACAACATAAAAGTGCAGAATCCATGGCCTTACGAAGCTTTCCACGAAGACAGTGGTGGAGTTTCCGAGTTCTTGTATGTAGCAAAGCCACTCATATATCGGTCACCCTTTACAGCATCTGCTGCGGCAATGGATTCAAGTTCAACCATTTCTTCTGGAGTTAGTTTCACCGACAATGctttgatattttcattgaaGTTTTCGATCTTGGTGGTTCCAGGAATCGGACATACATCATCTCCTTGGTGATGAACCCAGGCTAGTGCAAGCTGTGATGTGGTGCATCCTTTCTTCGCTGCCATTTCATTAACACAGTCGAATAACTTTTTGTTATGATCCAGATTTTCAGGCTGGAACCTGGGCAAATG comes from the Mangifera indica cultivar Alphonso unplaced genomic scaffold, CATAS_Mindica_2.1 Un_0002, whole genome shotgun sequence genome and includes:
- the LOC123205202 gene encoding uncharacterized protein At1g51745-like codes for the protein MMGSSGGSGGEGGSGGECGVGSIVWVRRRNGSWWPGKILGPEELNATHLTSPRSGTPVKLLGRDDASVDWYNLEKSKRVKAFRCGEFADCIERAEACRGIPARKREKYARREDAILHALDLEKELLRKQGKLDSTLDHVRSKSSGSLKKNIVTPSGASDGHGGKSGNSKSNQSSKIIETSPKDEATDTSLNLQKAKDESQPSFEDEHSEVTPRMRGLQDLGLRIVAPKRKLSSPDASDGPEKPTVDNNLQTSSTGHPSTGRINLANGGAQMGGTFRSKRSKCAYLPSDSNDTLDCKEITPSQTEMSTLPVEDSECGPRIHVEENSSGFVEDDESHSSESESESESESEADSSETEPDIDKEMTILSGAAEPRKVEYRSPTLGEQEHASVSSEEHDHSALSGDISHVHPQNPFSANEAVSKWQLKGKRNIRNITKSLAEAADRRDFNGSACRTYREEKIAAFTPRALGGSMDFRRKDYFSDPLDEVDFDDRDFFSPMVGLDGGYGNLPRAASRGQNNFSRNILDWDDMAWEDQPTFRGHCGRHVEHFSPRFFGRYGFVGRPRTMLVDVDLKVQASYPKERVPLVSLLSKLNGKAIIGHALQIDKLEDGSSDCLIPANEYYGSEAIDHDRTLSPAWRTARRTNLRVPRSHLSSSPNGDMAAETHSFFDDDRRVFKKQNIGNFNHKESLVKKSQSHSPQSAMDKKFPKKQPKKVSLSASQKTRTLSSIAIDQSLSSRTLFDTKISQMNGLLKPASSGPTTVACIPVKLVFSRLLEKINRPPSRVSSKAVQSTSGAERNPS
- the LOC123205175 gene encoding probable aldo-keto reductase 2 → MATVKRIKLGSQGLEVSAQGLGCMGMSAFYGPPKPEPEMIALIHHAINSGITFLDTSDVYGPHTNEILLGKALKEGMRERVELATKFGINFADGKREIRGDPAYVRAACEASLKRLDVDCIDLYYQHRIDSKVPIEVTIGELKKLVEEGKIKYIGLSEASASTIRRAHAVHPITAVQLEWSLWSRDVEEEIVPTCRELGIGIVAYSPLGRGFFSSGAKLLENISKDDIRWHLPRLQPENLDHNKKLFNCVNEMAAKKGCTTSQLALAWVHHQGDDVCPIPGTTKIENFNENIKALSVKLTPEEMTELESIASADAVKGDRYTSDVTTYKDSETPPLSSWKAS